Part of the Elusimicrobiota bacterium genome is shown below.
GGGTATTTTTCCCCCGGCGGCCAAGCCCCGGCGGCGATCGTCATCACGTCCAACCGTTGGTTCCGAAAATCGATCGTCAGCTCCCGTCGGCCGCCCTCCCCCAAGCGCTCCACCGCGCTCGGCCACGCCCCGTGGATTTGATCGTAGGTTTCGGGCGCCACCGCGATGCCCACGGCGTCGAAGGGGTCTTTGAGCGAGGCGAATCCTTCGGCCAGGGCGGGGTCCTGGGTGAGAAAGGAGAAGGCTTCCCACCCGCGCTTCTCCCCCCGGGCGCAAATCTCCCGGAAGGCGGCTTGGCGGAGGTCTTCGGTGGGGTGGAACAAGGCGGCCACCAGGTCGGGCTCCCGGTGTTTTCGCAAATCGATGTCTTTTCGGGAAGAGGTCATTGCGGCCTCGGTCGTTGCTCGCAAGGAACGAATCGGCGCGGCCTCATTCCCGTTCCTCCCGGACGAGCGCCACCACGTCCGCGTGCCGGACGCCGTTGGTGGCCACCGTCGGTTGGGAATGGGCGTGGCGCCCGCCCTCATTATACGTTAACGGAGAACCGTCCCATTGGGTCATCCGGCCGCCGGCCTCCTCCAGGATCGCCAGGGGGCCCGCCGTGTCCCAGTAATGGACCGGGTGATGATTGAGGTAAAGATCGGCCGCCCCCCGCACCAGGTAACCGACTTTGATTCCGACGCTGTTGATCGGGTCCAAAAATTTCAATCCCGGATCCGCCGCCAGGCGCTCCCGGAGCGGCGCGGGGAACCCCGTGGACGTGATGACCGGCATCTCCCGCCACGCCCGCCGTTCCGTCACCCGCAAGGGCGAACGCCGCCCGCCTTCGGTCAGAAAAGCGCCGTGTCCAACGGACGCTTCGTAGAGGCGGTCCCCCAGGGGATCGTAGACCACGCCCAACACCGGGCGCCCACCGTAAAGCAGGCCGAGCATGACGCTGAAACCCGGTTCCCCCCGGGCGTAGGCCCGGGTGCCGTCCAAGGGATCCACCAGCCAACGATAGGCCGCGTCGGAGGGGCCCTCCAGGCCGGACTCC
Proteins encoded:
- a CDS encoding 3'(2'),5'-bisphosphate nucleotidase CysQ gives rise to the protein MTDASEFLGPARDLALAAGRRVLDLLKDPLVRSRKADHSLVTNADHAANDILRDGLRSRFPDHSLLSEESGLEGPSDAAYRWLVDPLDGTRAYARGEPGFSVMLGLLYGGRPVLGVVYDPLGDRLYEASVGHGAFLTEGGRRSPLRVTERRAWREMPVITSTGFPAPLRERLAADPGLKFLDPINSVGIKVGYLVRGAADLYLNHHPVHYWDTAGPLAILEEAGGRMTQWDGSPLTYNEGGRHAHSQPTVATNGVRHADVVALVREERE